One genomic segment of Capricornis sumatraensis isolate serow.1 chromosome X, serow.2, whole genome shotgun sequence includes these proteins:
- the LOC138071904 gene encoding melanoma-associated antigen B17-like: MPRKHKKKHHAHGKRHQVQGDTQEAQASAAAAPGEECPSSPSSVPQGSPPSSPAAGDRQELQGAMAPSSPDAEASCAGADQGAQGPEEERADAARAALLARSIRKDPLMRKASLVMDFLLERYTKKEPITKNAMLNVIGRKYKQHFPEILSRASEHVELVFGLELKEVDCSRNIYALVNKFTLGVEEGSSDEEELPKSGLLMALLGIIFMKGDRATEEEIWDFLNVLGIYAGRKHSIFGEPRKLITKDLVQKGYLNYRQVPNSDPPLYEFLWGPRSYAETSKMKVLEVLAKIQDRVPSSFPDLYDEALRDQVVRAGLRGISISPAMAEASDPSRAESYSSSHI, from the coding sequence ATGCCTCGGAAGCACAAAAAGAAGCATCATGCCCACGGGAAACGTCACCAGGTCCAGGGGGACACTCAGGAGGCCCAGGCCAGTGCTGCTGCAGCCCCAGGAGAGGagtgcccctcctccccctcttctGTCCCTCAGGGTTCTCCCCCGAGCTCCCCTGCTGCTGGCGATCGCCAGGAGCTTCAGGGAGCCATGGCCCCTAGCTCTCCTGATGCAGAGGCTTCCTGTGCAGGAGCTGATCAAGGTGCCCAGGGCCCCGAGGAGGAAAGAGCAGATGCCGCCCGAGCAGCCCTGCTTGCTCGGAGCATTCGCAAAGATCCTCTCATGAGGAAGGCCAGCCTGGTGATGGATTTCCTGCTGGAGAGGTACACCAAGAAGGAGCCCATCACAAAGAATGCCATGCTGAATGTCATCGGCAGGAAGTACAAGCAGCACTTCCCGGAGATCCTGAGCAGAGCCTCTGAGCATGTGGAGCTGGTGTTTGGCCTGGAGCTGAAGGAAGTCGACTGCAGCAGGAACATCTACGCCCTCGTCAACAAGTTCACTCTCGGGGTTGAGGAAGGTTCAAGTGATGAGGAGGAGCTGCCCAAGTCTGGTCTCCTCATGGCGCTCCTGGGCATCATCTTTATGAAGGGTGACCGCGCCACCGAAGAGGAGATCTGGGATTTCCTCAATGTGTTGGGGATCTATGCTGGGAGGAAGCACtccatctttggggagcccagaaaGCTCATCACCAAAGATCTGGTGCAGAAGGGGTACCTCAACTACCGCCAGGTGCCCAATAGCGATCCTCCGCTCTACGAGTTCCTGTGGGGCCCGAGATCTTATGCCGAGACCAGTAAGATGAAGGTGTTGGAAGTTCTGGCCAAGATCCAGGATAGGGTCCCGAGTTCCTTCCCAGACCTCTATGACGAGGCTCTGAGAGATCAGGTGGTtagagcagggctgagaggcaTTTCCATTTCTCCAGCCATGGCTGAGGCCAGTGACCCTTCCAGGGCCGAGTCCTACAGCTCCTCCCACATCTAG
- the LOC138071903 gene encoding melanoma-associated antigen B5-like, translating into MPQGQSHILCIHEKRHQARYEPQSHKGVQPTAVMEELPSTSSLLEDKSQSPSATGSNSTSQGSLEAPSTTSTFSTTADPTSDEEDTSQDEEDSRSSSSTENTYGDTLNSMTSLLEQFLLCKYKMKQPVMKEDMLKIIHPRYHHRFAEILKRASEHIEAVVAVDLKEVDSTIHSYDLVSKLNLPNNGRVWDGRGLPKTGLLMTVLGVIFVKGGCATEEDIWKFLNMMRVYAGRKHFIYGEPRKLITRDLVTMKYLEYPHVAHSDPPRYEFLWGPRAHAETSKMKVLEFLAKVNDTVPSAFSSQYEEAL; encoded by the coding sequence ATGCCTCAGGGTCAGTCTCATATACTCTGCATCCATGAGAAACGCCACCAGGCCCGATATGAGCCCCAGAGTCACAAGGGAGTTCAGCCCACTGCAGTAATGGAAGAGCTTCCCTCTACCTCTTCTCTTTTAGAAGATAAATCACAGAGCCCATCAGCTACTGGGTCAAATAGCACTTCCCAGGGGTCTTTGGAAGCCCCATCTACTACCAGCACTTTTTCAACTACTGCTGACCCAACATCTGATGAAGAAGATACCAGTCAAGATGAGGAAGATTCACGTTCCTCATCTTCTACCGAAAACACCTACGGTGATACTCTGAACAGCATGACAAGTTTGTTGGAGCAGTTCCTTCTGTgtaagtataaaatgaagcagcccGTCATGAAGGAAGACATGCTGAAGATTATCCACCCAAGATACCATCACCGATTTGCCGAGATTCTCAAGAGAGCCTCTGAACACATCGAGGCTGTCGTTGCAGTTGACTTGAAGGAAGTTGACTCAACCATCCACTCCTATGACCTCGTCAGCAAACTGAACCTGCCCAACAATGGGAGGGTGTGGGATGGTAGGGGCTTACCTAAGACTGGTCTCTTGATGACAGTTCTGGGTGTGATCTTCGTGAAGGGCGGCTGTGCCACTGAGGaagacatctggaaattcttgaatATGATGCGAGTATATGCTGGGAGAAAACACTTCATCTACGGAGAGCCCAGGAAGCTCATCACCAGAGACTTAGTGACGATGAAGTACCTGGAGTACCCTCATGTTGCCCACAGCGATCCTCCACGTTACGAGTTCCTGTGGGGCCCACGAGCCCATGCTGAAACCAGCAAAATGAAAGTCCTGGAATTTTTGGCAAAAGTCAATGATACGGTCCCAAGTGCCTTCTCATCACAATATGAAGAGGCTTTGTGA